In a single window of the Porites lutea chromosome 14, jaPorLute2.1, whole genome shotgun sequence genome:
- the LOC140924539 gene encoding gelation factor-like isoform X1, which produces MTAQLFCGRTCPKVVSFASVFISSRNAPRQEEEKGALCDEAKKEERVALRDETRKTSPKGNTILPLAGYMQVIRRRTLTKWSNVHLETVGESVEDIIDLLDSGVTAKLLSILSGRRIAVPIFEPQRRKRQYVGWRNVCRFLSSQEFPEEVIDPDNFIEGNIDFIIAFVWNLVLYYLIIPLQIMFGKTQTSARDFVLSWVREKLPDRNVTNFDKDWKDGVLICELVNATQPGLIPLKLYADKSNGEGNAKLGMQIAHDAFGIPQVISPFDLASGQLDELSLLTYLALFCKYESLHKGTGNGKSQSARRATSDQDIACKAYGAGLRSSELGKVAEFVVELNGAKPTDITIAIECKPLRGAVHDDKPDLSVKPVNKNTYCVKYLPTRPGDYVISILHCGAHILRSPFYLTVPAPNGVHTPKAPSKFHAQDLLDGTSSNGLKMSPNGSHSGASSPSTSQTSSPYQSSDEEMKNHPLNPPSLNSSSSPPKIPVNTADGPGLIAGEVGRVGKFSVTTDNSTKGPLSVCISCPAVSIPVPYVKSVKKDGFTDHTVLYIPTEPGAYEVFIKWGDLPINGSPFKVYINNVSEDSLVNGITRGKEDLGGRGRIRVYYAATSTNLKVRKDNELLGKFLKEKEISSRPDFDPWIALDVGMSKVERDKVFSKAGTRKTPMVFANDVFIGSYEDVFIMDKQGLFEKYLK; this is translated from the exons aTGACAGCACAATTATTTTGCGGCAGGACATGTCCAAAAGTAGTCTCCTTCGCATCCGTTTTtatctcgtcacgcaacgctcctcgcCAAGAGGAGGAGAaaggagcgttgtgtgacgaggcaaaaaaggaggagagagtagcgttgcgtgacgagacaaggAAGACTAGTCCCAAAGGAAATACTATACTTCCTTTAGCTGGTTACATGCAGGTGATCCGGAGACGAACTCTTACGAAATGGAGCAATGTTCATCTGGAAACAGTTGGCGAATCGGTCGAGGATATTATCGATCTCCTAGACAGTGGAGTAACGGCAAAATTGCTGTCAATTTTATCTGGAAGGCGCATCGCTGTGCCCATATTTGAACCTCAGCGGAGAAAACGGCAGTATGTTGGCTGGAGAAATGTTTGCCGGTTTCTGTCCAGCCAAGAATTTCCAGAGGAAGTTATAG accCAGACAATTTCATTGAAGGGAACATTGACTTTATAATAGCTTTTGTTTGGAACTTGGTGCTGTATTATCTTATAATTCCCCTGCAAATCATGTTTGGAAAAACGCAGACTTCGGCCAGAGACTTCGTCCTATCTTGGGTTCGTGAAAAGCTTCCAGACCGAAATGTAACAAACTTTGATAAAGACTGGAAGGACGGGGTGTTGATATGTGAATTAGTGAACGCGACTCAGCCTGGTTTAATTCCTCTAAAACTTTATGCTGACAAATCTAATGGCGAAGGAAACGCAAAGCTAGGGATGCAGATTGCGCATGACGCGTTCGGAATACCGCAGGTCATTTCCCCGTTTGACTTGGCGTCTGGACAACTCGACGAACTCAGTCTTTTAACTTATTTAGCGCTATTTTGCAAGTACGAGAGCCTGCACAAAGGCACTGGGAACGGAAAAAGTCAGAGTGCACGGCGAGCGACCTCGGATCAAGACATTGCATGTAAGGCTTATGGCGCAGGGCTGAGATCGAGTGAACTCGGAAAAGTTGCTGAGTTTGTAGTGGAGTTAAACGGTGCGAAACCCACTGATATAACCATTGCAATCGAATGTAAGCCACTTCGAGGAGCTGTACATGACGATAAACCTGATCTTAGCGTAAAACCCGTTAACAAGAATACTTACTGTGTGAAATACTTGCCTACCAGACCTGGAGATTACGTCATCAGTATTCTACACTGTGGGGCGCACATACTCAGAAGTCCGTTTTATCTCACAGTTCCTGCGCCAAATGGTGTACACACTCCAAAGGCGCCCTCGAAGTTTCACGCACAAGACCTTTTGGATGGGACCTCATCTAATGGGCTTAAAATGTCTCCAAATGGTAGTCATTCAGGAGCGTCTAGCCCATCTACAAGCCAGACAAGCTCCCCATATCAATCTTCagatgaagaaatgaaaaaccaCCCACTCAATCCTCCCTCCTTGAACAGTTCATCTTCACCGCCCAAAATTCCGGTGAACACCGCAGATGGACCGGGCTTGATTGCAGGCGAGGTTGGACGTGTTGGTAAATTTTCTGTTACCACTGACAACTCTACAAAAGGCCCCTTGAGCGTCTGCATTAGCTGTCCAGCCGTTTCAATCCCTGTTCCTTACGTCAAAAGCGTCAAGAAAGACGGTTTCACCGATCACACTGTGCTGTACATTCCCACGGAACCTGGAGCTTACGAAGTGTTTATCAAATGGGGTGACCTGCCAATCAATGGGAGCCCCTTTAAAGTTTACATCAACAACGTGTCAGAAGATAGCCTCGTCAACGGGATCACCCGCGGAAAAGAAGACCTGGGCGGGCGAGGAAGAATTCGGGTGTACTACGCAGCAACGTCCACGAATCTGAAGGTTCGCAAGGACAACGAACTGCTAGGAAAATTCTTAAAAGAGAAAGAGATCTCTAGCCGTCCTGACTTTGATCCATGGATTGCTCTTGATGTTGGAATGAGCAAGGTGGAGAGGGACAAAGTCTTTTCCAAGGCTGGTACCAGGAAAACGCCCATGGTGTTTGCTAATGATGTGTTTATAGGAAGCTACGAGGACGTCTTCATCATGGATAAACAGGGATTgtttgaaaagtacttgaagtAA
- the LOC140924539 gene encoding gelation factor-like isoform X2: MTNSRQLIADTQETSEENKISVSDPDNFIEGNIDFIIAFVWNLVLYYLIIPLQIMFGKTQTSARDFVLSWVREKLPDRNVTNFDKDWKDGVLICELVNATQPGLIPLKLYADKSNGEGNAKLGMQIAHDAFGIPQVISPFDLASGQLDELSLLTYLALFCKYESLHKGTGNGKSQSARRATSDQDIACKAYGAGLRSSELGKVAEFVVELNGAKPTDITIAIECKPLRGAVHDDKPDLSVKPVNKNTYCVKYLPTRPGDYVISILHCGAHILRSPFYLTVPAPNGVHTPKAPSKFHAQDLLDGTSSNGLKMSPNGSHSGASSPSTSQTSSPYQSSDEEMKNHPLNPPSLNSSSSPPKIPVNTADGPGLIAGEVGRVGKFSVTTDNSTKGPLSVCISCPAVSIPVPYVKSVKKDGFTDHTVLYIPTEPGAYEVFIKWGDLPINGSPFKVYINNVSEDSLVNGITRGKEDLGGRGRIRVYYAATSTNLKVRKDNELLGKFLKEKEISSRPDFDPWIALDVGMSKVERDKVFSKAGTRKTPMVFANDVFIGSYEDVFIMDKQGLFEKYLK, translated from the exons ATGACAAATTCCCGTCAACTTATTGCGGATACACAAGAAACctcagaagaaaacaaaatttcagttTCAG accCAGACAATTTCATTGAAGGGAACATTGACTTTATAATAGCTTTTGTTTGGAACTTGGTGCTGTATTATCTTATAATTCCCCTGCAAATCATGTTTGGAAAAACGCAGACTTCGGCCAGAGACTTCGTCCTATCTTGGGTTCGTGAAAAGCTTCCAGACCGAAATGTAACAAACTTTGATAAAGACTGGAAGGACGGGGTGTTGATATGTGAATTAGTGAACGCGACTCAGCCTGGTTTAATTCCTCTAAAACTTTATGCTGACAAATCTAATGGCGAAGGAAACGCAAAGCTAGGGATGCAGATTGCGCATGACGCGTTCGGAATACCGCAGGTCATTTCCCCGTTTGACTTGGCGTCTGGACAACTCGACGAACTCAGTCTTTTAACTTATTTAGCGCTATTTTGCAAGTACGAGAGCCTGCACAAAGGCACTGGGAACGGAAAAAGTCAGAGTGCACGGCGAGCGACCTCGGATCAAGACATTGCATGTAAGGCTTATGGCGCAGGGCTGAGATCGAGTGAACTCGGAAAAGTTGCTGAGTTTGTAGTGGAGTTAAACGGTGCGAAACCCACTGATATAACCATTGCAATCGAATGTAAGCCACTTCGAGGAGCTGTACATGACGATAAACCTGATCTTAGCGTAAAACCCGTTAACAAGAATACTTACTGTGTGAAATACTTGCCTACCAGACCTGGAGATTACGTCATCAGTATTCTACACTGTGGGGCGCACATACTCAGAAGTCCGTTTTATCTCACAGTTCCTGCGCCAAATGGTGTACACACTCCAAAGGCGCCCTCGAAGTTTCACGCACAAGACCTTTTGGATGGGACCTCATCTAATGGGCTTAAAATGTCTCCAAATGGTAGTCATTCAGGAGCGTCTAGCCCATCTACAAGCCAGACAAGCTCCCCATATCAATCTTCagatgaagaaatgaaaaaccaCCCACTCAATCCTCCCTCCTTGAACAGTTCATCTTCACCGCCCAAAATTCCGGTGAACACCGCAGATGGACCGGGCTTGATTGCAGGCGAGGTTGGACGTGTTGGTAAATTTTCTGTTACCACTGACAACTCTACAAAAGGCCCCTTGAGCGTCTGCATTAGCTGTCCAGCCGTTTCAATCCCTGTTCCTTACGTCAAAAGCGTCAAGAAAGACGGTTTCACCGATCACACTGTGCTGTACATTCCCACGGAACCTGGAGCTTACGAAGTGTTTATCAAATGGGGTGACCTGCCAATCAATGGGAGCCCCTTTAAAGTTTACATCAACAACGTGTCAGAAGATAGCCTCGTCAACGGGATCACCCGCGGAAAAGAAGACCTGGGCGGGCGAGGAAGAATTCGGGTGTACTACGCAGCAACGTCCACGAATCTGAAGGTTCGCAAGGACAACGAACTGCTAGGAAAATTCTTAAAAGAGAAAGAGATCTCTAGCCGTCCTGACTTTGATCCATGGATTGCTCTTGATGTTGGAATGAGCAAGGTGGAGAGGGACAAAGTCTTTTCCAAGGCTGGTACCAGGAAAACGCCCATGGTGTTTGCTAATGATGTGTTTATAGGAAGCTACGAGGACGTCTTCATCATGGATAAACAGGGATTgtttgaaaagtacttgaagtAA